In Sphingobacterium thalpophilum, a genomic segment contains:
- the mnmD gene encoding tRNA (5-methylaminomethyl-2-thiouridine)(34)-methyltransferase MnmD, which translates to MEFVTTGDGSKTLFNAEIGECYHSKHGAVQESRHVFIKTGLDHYVQTTGAIDVGILEVGFGTGLNFLQTADFLSDKSVQVEYVGIEGFPLPLSTIAATGYEATVHPTVWASYLNAYEQALLGNVQINAYLKLHIDHTLLMNFQSDRLFDVVYFDAFAAVHQPEMWNDAALGHIAQFVKPGGVFVTYAITGNLKRSMKALGFSIEKTPGAPGKREMLRATKL; encoded by the coding sequence ATGGAATTTGTAACGACAGGAGACGGTTCGAAAACGTTGTTTAATGCGGAAATAGGTGAATGTTATCATTCTAAACACGGAGCGGTACAGGAAAGCAGGCATGTTTTTATAAAAACAGGGCTTGACCACTATGTACAAACAACAGGGGCAATCGACGTCGGGATCCTAGAGGTTGGGTTCGGGACAGGGTTGAATTTTTTGCAAACAGCTGACTTTCTTAGCGATAAATCCGTTCAGGTGGAATATGTCGGAATAGAGGGCTTTCCCTTGCCTTTGTCCACTATTGCCGCAACGGGCTATGAGGCGACGGTACATCCGACCGTATGGGCAAGCTATTTGAATGCATACGAGCAGGCTTTGTTGGGAAACGTACAGATTAACGCGTACTTAAAGCTTCATATTGACCATACCTTATTGATGAATTTCCAATCGGATCGCTTATTTGACGTTGTTTATTTTGATGCTTTTGCGGCAGTGCATCAGCCTGAGATGTGGAATGATGCTGCCTTGGGACATATCGCGCAGTTTGTTAAACCTGGCGGTGTTTTTGTGACTTATGCTATTACCGGAAACCTCAAACGCAGTATGAAAGCATTGGGCTTTTCAATAGAGAAGACGCCTGGTGCACCTGGCAAGCGTGAAATGCTTCGTGCGACTAAGTTATAA
- a CDS encoding RNA polymerase sigma factor — protein sequence MTDSQLIDSLKTDGQEGFVAIYRKFYKQLLFFILGYLKENRVAEEIVADVFVKVWERRSDFYTMENLKAFIYISAKNASLNVIRSERSKGIHESLTNYEDLLVDDRDVFSKMIHAELIHSIFIEVGKLPEKQREVFNMTYLEDKTVEEIAEELQMSPTAVYTNRSRAIHTIRTLLGTKNALTLLAFLSLVGEN from the coding sequence ATGACAGATTCGCAGTTGATAGACAGTTTGAAGACAGATGGCCAGGAAGGATTTGTTGCGATTTATCGTAAATTCTATAAACAACTGTTATTCTTTATACTTGGTTATCTGAAGGAAAACCGTGTGGCCGAGGAAATCGTGGCCGATGTTTTCGTTAAGGTATGGGAGCGTAGGTCTGATTTTTATACAATGGAAAATCTAAAGGCCTTTATCTATATTTCGGCAAAGAATGCGAGTCTGAATGTTATTCGGTCGGAGCGTTCTAAAGGCATCCATGAATCCTTGACAAATTATGAGGATCTGTTGGTAGATGATCGCGACGTTTTCTCAAAAATGATTCATGCGGAGTTAATCCACTCTATATTTATTGAGGTCGGAAAGCTTCCGGAAAAACAACGGGAAGTTTTTAATATGACCTATCTTGAAGACAAGACTGTCGAAGAGATTGCAGAAGAGCTTCAAATGAGCCCAACTGCTGTATACACAAACCGTTCCCGTGCGATACATACCATACGAACCTTGTTGGGGACTAAAAATGCATTAACGCTCCTCGCGTTTTTATCTTTAGTCGGCGAGAATTAG
- a CDS encoding FecR family protein: protein MTKSMHGTDHIITLLNSYLKGEIHPDTHVELRLLFEQYPELQSMLMELENPENLQQELKIYESLFEADAIKAEERVLSTILDRIDVKSTEQQVSWFKKYRLYAAAAACIIGLIGLGTWKMKQDEQAQTVVDPILLAKDLVPGANKARLQLADGTHVDLDGRYSGILMGSKIQYSDGSVAVNTKEDKGQMMVLSTPRGGQYQISLSDGTKVWLNADTRLRYPNKFIGQTRVVELDGEAYFEVEKMRDKPFVVVTNKEKVEVLGTHFNVYSFPGEQESKVSLLEGKVKVSVPIGKERLLVPGEQALVNGEELSVQQAAVEESIAWKNNEFTFNDEPLGTALTQIARWYDIDIEIAPSVSKIRLWGSVSRLDNFDKVLKIIKMTDDKIKVQIEGRRVKLMK from the coding sequence ATGACGAAAAGTATGCATGGTACAGACCACATTATAACACTTCTGAACTCCTATTTAAAGGGTGAAATTCATCCTGATACACATGTGGAACTCCGGTTGTTATTTGAACAATACCCAGAATTGCAGAGCATGTTAATGGAGTTAGAAAATCCAGAAAACCTTCAGCAAGAACTTAAAATTTATGAAAGTCTTTTTGAGGCTGATGCAATAAAGGCAGAAGAAAGGGTTTTGTCGACCATTTTAGATCGAATTGACGTAAAGTCAACTGAGCAGCAGGTGAGCTGGTTCAAAAAATATCGGTTGTATGCTGCTGCTGCGGCATGTATCATCGGTTTAATTGGGCTGGGGACTTGGAAAATGAAACAAGATGAACAAGCTCAAACTGTTGTTGATCCGATACTCCTGGCTAAAGATCTTGTACCCGGAGCCAATAAGGCAAGGCTTCAGCTTGCCGACGGAACGCATGTAGACCTGGATGGGCGTTATAGTGGGATTTTAATGGGAAGTAAGATCCAGTATAGCGATGGTTCGGTTGCAGTGAATACAAAAGAAGATAAAGGACAGATGATGGTCTTGTCAACACCTAGAGGTGGGCAATATCAGATTTCCCTGTCTGACGGTACTAAGGTGTGGTTGAATGCCGATACGCGCTTGCGTTATCCCAACAAGTTTATAGGCCAAACACGTGTTGTAGAATTAGATGGTGAGGCTTACTTTGAGGTCGAAAAGATGCGGGATAAACCTTTTGTGGTTGTGACCAATAAAGAGAAAGTCGAAGTATTGGGAACTCATTTCAATGTTTATTCTTTTCCGGGAGAGCAGGAATCAAAAGTGTCTTTGTTGGAAGGTAAAGTAAAGGTATCTGTGCCTATAGGAAAGGAAAGACTGCTTGTTCCCGGAGAACAGGCTTTGGTGAATGGCGAAGAACTCTCTGTTCAACAAGCCGCTGTAGAGGAAAGTATTGCCTGGAAGAATAATGAGTTTACATTTAACGATGAACCTTTGGGAACGGCATTGACACAAATAGCGAGATGGTATGATATTGATATCGAAATAGCTCCAAGTGTGTCGAAAATTAGGTTATGGGGATCAGTATCGCGTTTGGACAATTTTGATAAGGTACTTAAGATTATCAAAATGACAGACGATAAAATAAAAGTTCAGATTGAAGGAAGGAGGGTGAAATTGATGAAATAA
- a CDS encoding TonB-dependent receptor — MKKYKYLIIMKMIIMLLLFSIVQLQAGSFAQTVRIKKKNSPIVDVFREIKKQTGYTVLCKSEIISNSPKVSVDFNNLSLDRALNELLSPRGLSYIKEGNSIIVKISDNSRLEQYAPLTNVGWLAEQSPVQGKITDQDGKVLAGVSVAVKGGKKATASDANGNYTIAVSRGSILVFSFVGYERKEVEVNGDVLNVSMHPSLSNLAEVVVTGYGTFKKSDYTGSASTIRTERMSDVPAVDFSTMLQGNAPGVQVNSLSGQPGGSTDIRIRGMGSINAVNRPLFVIDGVPVMSGDISSSSSNNAGLDVMSTLSNADIEQITVIKDAAAASLYGSRAAGGVILITTKSGKAGKPVFSFKGDYGLSSQATDFREVMNGPQRREMLLEGLRNKARYIDKLTDETLIEDFAQNNIDKYAPQPWSGWTDWKKELFRRNSPFRNADLSASGGDSKVSYYTSLGYTNQTGLSYQSGFERLTGRLNVKYKMSDKLELGANILYSNVNQDVNSEGGTYTSPIYSSRHKLTASEPVYNEDGSFFLDFFSNGPRNPKASSLYNYRREKADRSFNTVFANYKFMDGLVFNTTFSLDHTTTRYNSWSDPRTSDGEKTNGSLSTSFTDYNQMVWRNSLTYTKTFAAKHHLDVLGGYEVNRYRRDGMDGAKDNFPSVEKIVLSNGSVLTDLSGSNTEWRLLSYLSRANYNYDDKYFLGGSVRMDGSSRIHRSSRWGTFWSLSGAWKFTKESFMDSLNDVLTDGKIRVSYGTNGTLPSSYFTYMDLTGFGYPYGNNPGIRETQIGNPNLRWEKQNNLNIGLDVRLFDRLGLTFEWYRRQSSDLLNDMPTSLTTGFGSYLTNIGAIRNSGIEVDLNADILRDKAFKWNASLNFGMNKNKTIALADGSEELRDGTSIHRIGQPWYSYYLIEFAGINRETGVPQYYVNDPSNLGSRDITEDYTKANRILYKSVDPKLIGGFTNTFRYKMFDLNFTWTYSLGGNSYDSGASKTELGGKTGYDNIPQYYERRWQKPGDVTDIEMFMVGNTYDMSSVANTRRVHSTDHIRLKNMTFGISLPQQISRRLKVSNIRAYCSGVNLLTFAAYKNYDPEVPVNGTVYFESPKLKTVTFGLDVKF, encoded by the coding sequence ATGAAAAAGTATAAATACCTCATTATTATGAAAATGATTATTATGCTTCTTTTGTTTAGTATCGTGCAGCTTCAAGCTGGAAGTTTCGCTCAGACGGTGCGTATAAAAAAGAAGAATAGTCCTATTGTTGATGTATTTCGGGAAATCAAAAAACAAACTGGATATACCGTATTATGTAAATCAGAAATTATCAGCAATAGTCCTAAGGTCAGTGTGGATTTTAATAATCTCTCCTTAGACCGGGCATTAAATGAACTGTTGTCTCCTAGAGGTCTTAGCTACATCAAAGAAGGCAATTCTATTATTGTGAAGATTAGTGATAACAGTCGTCTCGAGCAGTATGCGCCGCTCACAAATGTAGGCTGGCTAGCAGAGCAAAGCCCTGTTCAGGGCAAAATTACCGATCAGGATGGCAAAGTGCTTGCTGGGGTAAGTGTAGCCGTAAAGGGCGGAAAAAAAGCAACTGCATCAGACGCCAATGGAAATTATACAATTGCTGTAAGCAGAGGGTCAATTCTGGTATTTAGTTTTGTTGGCTATGAGCGTAAAGAAGTAGAAGTGAACGGAGATGTCTTGAATGTTAGCATGCATCCAAGTCTATCGAATCTGGCAGAAGTCGTTGTCACTGGATATGGTACATTTAAGAAATCGGACTATACTGGCTCTGCTTCAACAATACGTACAGAGCGTATGTCAGATGTACCAGCAGTAGATTTTTCGACAATGCTCCAAGGTAATGCACCTGGAGTGCAGGTTAATTCCCTATCGGGTCAGCCAGGAGGTTCAACGGATATTCGAATACGGGGTATGGGGTCTATCAATGCAGTCAATAGGCCGCTTTTTGTTATCGATGGAGTGCCAGTGATGTCGGGCGATATCTCTTCTAGCAGTTCAAACAATGCTGGTCTCGATGTCATGTCTACCTTGAGTAATGCAGATATTGAGCAGATTACGGTGATAAAAGATGCGGCAGCAGCTTCGCTTTATGGCTCCCGGGCAGCAGGCGGTGTTATCTTGATCACAACCAAATCGGGCAAGGCCGGGAAACCTGTATTTTCGTTCAAAGGTGACTATGGGCTTTCCAGTCAAGCGACAGATTTTCGTGAGGTAATGAATGGTCCGCAACGGCGCGAAATGCTACTTGAAGGGCTTCGCAACAAAGCACGTTATATCGACAAGTTGACTGACGAAACATTGATTGAAGATTTTGCACAAAACAATATTGATAAATATGCACCGCAACCCTGGAGCGGCTGGACAGATTGGAAAAAGGAACTATTTCGTCGCAATTCACCGTTTAGAAACGCAGACTTGTCAGCTTCCGGTGGGGATTCCAAAGTCTCATACTATACATCATTGGGCTATACCAATCAAACAGGCTTGTCTTATCAGTCTGGTTTTGAAAGGTTAACAGGTCGTTTGAATGTGAAATACAAAATGAGCGACAAGCTAGAACTTGGGGCTAATATTTTATATTCAAATGTGAACCAGGATGTTAATTCGGAAGGCGGAACTTACACATCACCGATCTATTCATCACGTCACAAACTGACTGCTTCCGAACCTGTATATAATGAAGACGGTAGCTTCTTTTTGGATTTTTTCTCCAATGGTCCACGTAATCCGAAAGCATCATCATTGTATAATTACCGTCGGGAAAAAGCAGATCGATCGTTCAATACCGTCTTTGCAAACTATAAGTTTATGGATGGTCTCGTTTTCAATACAACCTTCAGTTTAGATCATACAACGACTCGATACAACTCCTGGTCTGATCCGCGGACTTCAGATGGTGAGAAGACAAATGGTTCATTGTCTACAAGTTTTACCGACTATAATCAAATGGTGTGGCGTAATAGCTTGACCTATACCAAGACATTTGCGGCGAAACACCATTTGGATGTTTTGGGCGGTTATGAAGTCAACCGTTACCGCAGAGATGGGATGGATGGGGCCAAAGATAACTTCCCTTCGGTAGAAAAGATTGTACTTTCCAATGGTTCGGTGCTCACTGATCTTTCCGGGTCGAATACGGAATGGCGATTGCTGTCGTATCTTTCGCGCGCCAACTACAATTATGATGATAAGTATTTCTTAGGAGGAAGTGTGCGCATGGATGGTAGTTCAAGGATTCATCGGAGCAGCCGTTGGGGCACATTTTGGTCACTGTCAGGCGCATGGAAGTTTACGAAAGAGAGTTTTATGGACTCTTTGAACGATGTGCTGACAGATGGAAAGATTCGGGTGTCTTATGGTACAAACGGTACTTTGCCTTCAAGTTATTTCACCTACATGGATTTAACAGGATTTGGCTATCCGTATGGGAATAATCCGGGGATCAGGGAAACACAGATCGGAAATCCAAACCTAAGATGGGAAAAACAGAATAACCTTAATATTGGTTTGGATGTTCGTTTATTTGATCGATTGGGACTTACATTCGAATGGTATAGAAGGCAGTCATCAGATTTATTGAATGATATGCCGACCTCCTTAACAACGGGTTTCGGATCTTACCTGACAAACATTGGAGCAATTCGAAACTCGGGTATCGAAGTGGATCTGAATGCAGATATTCTACGTGACAAAGCGTTCAAATGGAATGCGAGTTTGAATTTCGGTATGAACAAAAATAAGACAATAGCTTTGGCCGATGGTAGTGAGGAATTACGCGATGGTACGTCAATACATCGTATAGGCCAGCCTTGGTATAGTTATTATCTTATTGAGTTTGCTGGAATAAACCGGGAGACTGGGGTACCTCAATATTATGTCAATGACCCTTCAAATTTAGGATCAAGGGATATTACAGAGGATTATACTAAAGCTAATCGTATTCTTTACAAAAGTGTCGATCCAAAACTGATCGGTGGGTTTACCAATACGTTCCGGTATAAGATGTTTGATCTGAATTTCACCTGGACTTATTCACTTGGCGGCAACTCCTATGACAGTGGTGCAAGCAAGACTGAACTAGGCGGAAAAACTGGCTATGATAATATACCACAGTATTATGAACGGAGATGGCAGAAGCCTGGTGACGTAACCGATATCGAGATGTTTATGGTCGGGAATACTTACGATATGAGTAGTGTGGCCAATACACGTCGTGTCCATTCTACGGATCATATTCGATTGAAGAATATGACTTTTGGTATTTCTTTGCCACAGCAGATCTCGCGTCGCCTCAAAGTAAGTAATATTAGGGCATATTGTTCGGGCGTAAACCTATTGACGTTTGCAGCCTACAAAAACTATGATCCGGAAGTACCTGTAAATGGTACCGTGTATTTTGAGTCCCCTAAATTGAAGACAGTAACCTTTGGTTTGGATGTTAAATTCTAA
- a CDS encoding RagB/SusD family nutrient uptake outer membrane protein has product MKNILSMVLLSSTLLVGCGDQWLEKAQPSTSTESSQAIKSVRDAGYALNGIYDIMRGYEYYGARMTYYGDVTGEDMLANGDTKRAAKYYLFDFNKDNTPSSLWYQPYRVLRNANGILTYVNGVPEGQMTEELGDIKGQALTLRAMAHFDLVKVFGAPYTKDNGASLGVPIETEKHASTNKPVRNSVRDVYKQVIEDLENAVNLLSAAKKNGKLNKFGAQLLLARAYLYTGDHAKAFALTNQFIKDAEAAQSSTKGQYILWTNSEYATVWSKDFTSEILFGLSVLKTESGPGKEGIGNLLWRNGYNDIILSDDYMNLIKNDANDVRHKIITKYTSKQVDYYYLNKYPGNTADGENPEFADIPVLRLSEAYLIAAESAVKLGDNANALKYLNAIVTRANPAKSISGVVTLERVMEERRRELVGEGHRLFDAMRNNMRIERKGAAHVSPSLRPETKSFDRTFFKTLMAIPRVEIDANNNIVQNEGY; this is encoded by the coding sequence ATGAAAAATATATTATCAATGGTATTGCTCTCTTCCACTCTTTTGGTGGGATGCGGTGACCAATGGTTGGAGAAAGCGCAACCGAGTACATCAACAGAAAGTTCGCAGGCTATAAAATCTGTTCGTGATGCGGGATATGCCTTAAATGGTATTTATGATATTATGCGCGGATATGAATACTATGGCGCAAGAATGACCTATTATGGGGATGTGACAGGAGAAGATATGTTGGCTAATGGTGATACAAAAAGAGCTGCAAAGTATTATCTTTTTGACTTTAATAAAGATAATACACCTAGTTCATTGTGGTATCAACCCTATCGCGTATTAAGAAATGCCAACGGTATTTTGACCTATGTAAATGGTGTTCCAGAAGGCCAAATGACGGAAGAGCTGGGAGATATCAAAGGTCAGGCCCTCACACTTAGAGCAATGGCCCATTTTGATCTGGTGAAAGTTTTTGGAGCTCCCTACACAAAAGACAATGGCGCTTCTTTAGGCGTACCGATCGAAACTGAGAAACATGCTTCTACCAATAAACCGGTGCGAAATTCGGTTAGGGATGTTTACAAACAGGTGATTGAAGATCTGGAAAACGCAGTGAACTTGTTAAGTGCAGCGAAAAAGAATGGTAAGCTGAATAAATTTGGTGCTCAACTACTACTCGCCAGAGCTTATCTCTACACGGGAGATCATGCAAAGGCTTTTGCGCTGACAAATCAATTCATTAAAGATGCCGAAGCGGCACAGAGTTCGACAAAAGGGCAATACATCCTGTGGACGAATAGTGAGTATGCCACTGTTTGGTCAAAGGATTTTACCAGTGAAATTTTGTTTGGACTATCCGTTCTAAAGACAGAAAGTGGGCCAGGAAAAGAGGGGATCGGCAATTTATTATGGCGTAATGGGTATAATGATATTATTCTGTCGGATGATTATATGAATCTGATTAAGAATGATGCAAACGATGTACGTCATAAAATCATTACCAAATATACCAGCAAGCAAGTTGATTATTATTATCTAAATAAGTATCCGGGCAATACAGCTGATGGGGAGAACCCGGAGTTTGCAGATATCCCGGTGCTTCGTCTTTCGGAAGCTTACCTGATTGCTGCTGAATCGGCGGTGAAGCTAGGTGACAATGCGAATGCTTTAAAGTATTTGAATGCGATTGTTACACGTGCAAATCCGGCAAAATCTATTAGTGGTGTAGTTACTTTAGAACGCGTTATGGAAGAACGCCGTCGTGAACTTGTAGGGGAGGGGCATCGTTTGTTTGATGCTATGCGCAATAATATGCGTATCGAACGAAAGGGCGCTGCCCATGTTTCACCTTCATTGAGACCGGAAACAAAATCCTTTGATCGGACATTTTTTAAAACTTTAATGGCCATTCCAAGGGTTGAAATTGATGCAAATAATAATATTGTTCAGAATGAAGGATATTAA
- a CDS encoding metallophosphoesterase, translating into MKIHLKAKHGGSYGIAVIWYLFVLFGVMQGTVAQSALELGKFDGPYFFYENGDSSCIRVEHGQVLSEKSEHIKAFKVSTEDGKHQFEVWRHPMVAPAWSYRPSKKIVVLSDPHGDFESFYSILNAQKVIGLNYEWTFGSNQLVIIGDVFDRGKDVLPIFWLIYKLEYEAAKAGGQVHFLFGNHEEMVLRGNYKYTQEKYKALAEKVGRDYRDFWSVNTELGKWLQTKNTMEKIGDNLFVHAGLSAAMLDPQWSISAVNDSVRHHLFQQKEERQKSKAATFLFGSEGPLWYRGMVREEEKYLPLPQTELEKLMDVYGARKIFVGHTIFPEVSKFYAGKVYAVNVANEANRLKGHSRGVLLQGAKVIILYDDASKNKYFASNL; encoded by the coding sequence ATGAAAATTCATTTAAAAGCAAAGCACGGTGGTTCCTATGGAATCGCCGTGATCTGGTATTTGTTTGTTCTATTTGGCGTTATGCAAGGTACTGTTGCCCAAAGCGCTTTGGAATTGGGGAAGTTTGACGGTCCTTATTTTTTTTATGAAAATGGTGACAGTAGTTGTATCCGTGTGGAACATGGTCAGGTGTTGTCCGAAAAATCGGAGCATATAAAAGCCTTTAAGGTTTCGACGGAAGACGGTAAGCACCAATTTGAAGTTTGGCGTCATCCCATGGTGGCTCCTGCCTGGTCCTATCGTCCAAGCAAAAAGATTGTGGTCTTGTCGGATCCGCACGGTGATTTTGAATCTTTCTATTCGATTCTCAACGCGCAGAAGGTCATAGGGTTAAACTACGAGTGGACGTTTGGGAGTAATCAGCTTGTCATCATAGGCGATGTGTTTGACCGCGGGAAAGATGTTTTGCCTATCTTTTGGTTGATCTATAAACTTGAATACGAGGCTGCAAAAGCTGGCGGGCAGGTCCACTTTTTATTTGGTAATCATGAAGAGATGGTTTTACGCGGAAATTATAAATATACGCAAGAAAAATACAAAGCTTTAGCAGAGAAGGTAGGTAGGGATTATCGTGACTTTTGGTCAGTAAATACGGAGTTGGGGAAATGGTTACAGACAAAGAATACCATGGAAAAGATCGGGGATAATCTGTTTGTTCATGCCGGGCTAAGTGCAGCGATGTTGGATCCTCAATGGTCGATCTCAGCGGTCAATGACTCGGTACGTCATCATCTTTTTCAACAGAAGGAAGAACGGCAAAAATCGAAAGCTGCTACTTTCCTATTTGGCAGTGAGGGGCCACTATGGTACCGCGGAATGGTTCGTGAAGAAGAAAAATATCTTCCCTTGCCACAAACAGAGTTAGAAAAGTTAATGGATGTATATGGTGCTCGAAAAATCTTTGTAGGGCATACCATTTTTCCGGAAGTAAGCAAATTTTATGCGGGTAAGGTCTATGCTGTGAATGTTGCCAATGAAGCCAATCGCCTGAAGGGCCATAGTCGTGGAGTGCTTCTCCAGGGGGCTAAGGTTATCATTCTTTATGACGATGCTAGCAAAAATAAATACTTCGCCTCTAATTTATAA
- a CDS encoding SMUG2 DNA glycosylase family protein: MLTFAEKVVLFNKRLHYKGNLPPEFNVINPYLDNPETLVVMEKFYHKYYQDNLQRKFIIGINPSRHGAGVTGVPFTDTKRLASACGIEMQSAHTHEISSVFMYDMIEAYGGPDIFYKQFYINSPFPLAIVRETKPNNWINANYYDDKQLFDMVRPFMLDSLKQHISMGLVTEEVFVLGKKNATFLAKINKEEKLFGKMTVLDHPRYIQQYKSKDKLHFIDNYINLLSGL; encoded by the coding sequence ATGCTAACATTTGCGGAAAAAGTAGTTTTATTTAACAAACGACTTCATTACAAAGGGAATCTACCTCCGGAGTTCAACGTAATTAATCCCTATCTTGACAACCCTGAGACATTGGTAGTGATGGAAAAGTTCTACCACAAATATTACCAGGACAATCTGCAAAGAAAATTCATTATCGGCATTAATCCGAGCAGACACGGTGCTGGTGTTACAGGCGTTCCTTTTACAGACACCAAAAGATTAGCTAGTGCATGTGGCATAGAGATGCAATCTGCACACACCCATGAAATATCTTCGGTTTTTATGTACGATATGATTGAAGCTTATGGCGGCCCTGATATCTTCTACAAACAGTTTTACATCAATTCGCCATTTCCCCTCGCGATTGTCCGAGAAACAAAACCCAACAACTGGATCAATGCAAACTATTACGACGACAAGCAACTTTTTGACATGGTCCGCCCCTTTATGTTGGATTCCCTAAAACAGCACATTTCCATGGGCTTGGTCACAGAGGAGGTCTTTGTCCTCGGAAAGAAAAATGCAACCTTTCTCGCCAAGATCAACAAGGAAGAAAAGTTGTTTGGAAAAATGACCGTCCTCGACCATCCGCGCTATATTCAACAATATAAATCCAAAGACAAACTGCATTTTATCGATAATTATATCAACTTGCTAAGCGGCTTATAA
- a CDS encoding peptidylprolyl isomerase: MAIKANDVVALTYRLHTVENGEKVFVEETTAEQPLDFLYGVGMMLPKFEENIADLNVGDKISFELAPDDAYGQKDDRAFAQLPVDMFKETGLPPVGEVLPLQDNQGNQFRAVVAEVTPEVVVADLNHPMAGKTLNFDIEILTVRPATEEELSHGHSHGVDGTQGH, encoded by the coding sequence ATGGCTATAAAAGCAAACGACGTCGTAGCATTGACGTACAGACTTCACACAGTAGAAAACGGTGAAAAAGTTTTCGTTGAAGAAACAACTGCAGAACAACCTTTAGATTTCTTATATGGTGTAGGTATGATGTTACCTAAATTTGAAGAAAACATCGCAGACTTAAACGTTGGTGATAAAATTTCATTTGAATTGGCACCGGATGATGCTTACGGTCAAAAAGACGACAGAGCATTCGCACAATTGCCAGTAGATATGTTCAAAGAAACAGGTTTACCTCCAGTAGGAGAAGTATTGCCTTTACAAGACAATCAAGGAAACCAATTCCGCGCTGTAGTAGCTGAGGTTACTCCAGAAGTAGTTGTTGCTGACTTAAACCACCCAATGGCTGGTAAAACATTAAATTTCGATATCGAAATCTTAACTGTACGTCCTGCTACTGAAGAAGAGTTGTCTCATGGACATTCACATGGTGTAGACGGTACACAAGGTCACTAA